In one window of Bemisia tabaci chromosome 4, PGI_BMITA_v3 DNA:
- the LOC109041578 gene encoding uncharacterized protein isoform X1, whose translation MPTHIIPSLFFSERFIMRTRSQGKKALSSVSKDVPVHAKEASASVTDAASMSKVEVKKEDTFIQPSSHSSQSSVKPKTLKNLNSVSKDVPVHAKEASTSVTDAASKSKVEVKKGDTFIQPSSHSSQSSVKPKKLKNLNRCVFFLSSTLRYEILLELFKLIHKNICPPLSTALLPLGKFSKSALCMEFSGT comes from the exons atgccaACTCATATaattccctctctttttttttcagagcgtTTCATTATGAGAACTCGATCTCAAGGCAAAAAGGCACTATCCAG tgtctccAAGGATGTTCCTGTGCATGCCAAGGAAGCATCAGCCTCTGTAACAGATGCAGCTTCCATGTCAAAAGTGGAAGTGAAGAAGGAGGATACCTTCATTCAGCCTTCCTCCCACTCCTCCCAGTCGTCAGTTAAAcccaaaacattgaaaaatttgaatag tgtctccAAGGATGTTCCTGTGCATGCCAAGGAAGCATCAACCTCTGTAACAGATGCAGCTTCCAAGTCAAAAGTGGAAGTGAAGAAGGGGGATACCTTCATTCAGCCTTCCTCCCACTCCTCCCAGTCGTCAGTTaaacccaaaaaattgaaaaatttgaataggtgtgtattttttctctcctccacTCTACGGtatgaaattttacttgaacTTTTTAAGcttattcataaaaatatcTGTCCACCACTTAGTACTGCGTTGTTGCCTCTTGGAAAATTCTCAAAGTCAGCGTTATgcatggaattttcaggaacctga
- the LOC109041578 gene encoding uncharacterized protein isoform X2, whose amino-acid sequence MRTRSQGKKALSSVSKDVPVHAKEASASVTDAASMSKVEVKKEDTFIQPSSHSSQSSVKPKTLKNLNSVSKDVPVHAKEASTSVTDAASKSKVEVKKGDTFIQPSSHSSQSSVKPKKLKNLNRCVFFLSSTLRYEILLELFKLIHKNICPPLSTALLPLGKFSKSALCMEFSGT is encoded by the exons ATGAGAACTCGATCTCAAGGCAAAAAGGCACTATCCAG tgtctccAAGGATGTTCCTGTGCATGCCAAGGAAGCATCAGCCTCTGTAACAGATGCAGCTTCCATGTCAAAAGTGGAAGTGAAGAAGGAGGATACCTTCATTCAGCCTTCCTCCCACTCCTCCCAGTCGTCAGTTAAAcccaaaacattgaaaaatttgaatag tgtctccAAGGATGTTCCTGTGCATGCCAAGGAAGCATCAACCTCTGTAACAGATGCAGCTTCCAAGTCAAAAGTGGAAGTGAAGAAGGGGGATACCTTCATTCAGCCTTCCTCCCACTCCTCCCAGTCGTCAGTTaaacccaaaaaattgaaaaatttgaataggtgtgtattttttctctcctccacTCTACGGtatgaaattttacttgaacTTTTTAAGcttattcataaaaatatcTGTCCACCACTTAGTACTGCGTTGTTGCCTCTTGGAAAATTCTCAAAGTCAGCGTTATgcatggaattttcaggaacctga